One window of the Haloarcula halobia genome contains the following:
- a CDS encoding aldehyde ferredoxin oxidoreductase family protein, translating into MTDLGGFQDHIARIDLGEGEVSYEGIDDEDAKKYIGARGLGVKYVFDQGPDVDPLGPDNLLAFMNGPLTGTQVTMSGRIAICTKSPIEGQVTDSHHGGWSGARLKWAGFDGLLFEGQSDHPVYAVVEDGEVELRDASHMWGWGVHDTIDEIEDEIEGSYGKNLSTMAIGQAGENEVKYACIVNEDDRASGRGGTGCVMGNKKLKAVVVKSPTRMPKPKDKETFQEGHKQAMQVIQESDITGPNEGGLSVYGTNVLMNVTEEMDGLPTKNAKYSSTRAMSEAEGDGERIIDSEDVSGENVRENILVDEPTCHSCPVACKKEVEVQTMHKGEELNVRTESYEYESAWALGPNSGHVERDKIAVMLERCNDVGVDTIDVGNTMAMAMEMTEQGKLDGLGEGMDWGDADTMIDMIDAIAERDGELADHLAEGPNHLGEEFDAHDNSLAVKGQTMAAYDPRCMKGMAIGYATSNRGACHLRGYTPAAEILGVPEKVDPREWEGKGELCALFQDLHAISDSFDICKFNAFAEGIEEYVLQYNGMTGMEVTEDELMEAGERIYNLERYYNNLAGFDGSDDDLPGRFVEGHEDAIPAQGGSEGELAELDKLKGEYYDVRGWEDGVVPDEKLDELGIDIGPGTGVSAGGAAAPSDD; encoded by the coding sequence ATGACTGACCTCGGCGGCTTCCAAGACCACATCGCCCGAATAGACCTCGGAGAGGGGGAGGTGTCCTACGAGGGCATCGACGACGAGGACGCGAAGAAGTACATCGGTGCCCGGGGGCTGGGTGTGAAGTACGTCTTCGACCAGGGTCCGGACGTCGACCCACTGGGCCCGGACAACCTGCTCGCGTTCATGAACGGCCCGCTCACAGGGACTCAGGTGACCATGAGCGGCCGTATCGCCATCTGTACCAAGTCACCCATCGAGGGACAGGTCACAGACTCCCACCACGGTGGCTGGTCGGGCGCACGCCTGAAGTGGGCCGGGTTCGACGGCCTGCTGTTCGAGGGACAGTCCGACCACCCCGTCTACGCCGTCGTCGAGGACGGCGAGGTCGAACTGCGCGACGCCTCCCACATGTGGGGCTGGGGCGTCCACGACACCATCGACGAGATCGAAGACGAGATCGAGGGCTCCTACGGCAAGAACCTCTCGACGATGGCCATCGGCCAGGCCGGCGAGAACGAGGTCAAGTACGCCTGCATCGTCAACGAGGACGACCGGGCGTCGGGCCGTGGCGGGACCGGCTGTGTGATGGGCAACAAGAAGCTGAAAGCCGTGGTCGTGAAGTCGCCGACCCGGATGCCGAAACCGAAGGACAAGGAGACGTTCCAGGAGGGCCACAAGCAGGCCATGCAGGTCATCCAGGAGTCCGACATCACCGGCCCCAACGAGGGTGGCCTCTCGGTGTACGGTACCAACGTCCTGATGAACGTCACCGAGGAGATGGACGGACTGCCGACGAAGAACGCCAAGTACTCCTCGACCCGGGCGATGTCCGAGGCGGAGGGCGACGGCGAGCGCATCATCGACTCCGAGGACGTATCGGGCGAGAACGTCCGGGAGAACATCCTCGTCGACGAGCCGACCTGTCACTCCTGTCCGGTCGCCTGCAAGAAGGAAGTCGAGGTCCAGACGATGCACAAGGGCGAGGAGCTGAACGTCCGCACCGAGTCCTACGAGTACGAGTCCGCGTGGGCGCTGGGCCCGAACTCCGGCCACGTCGAGCGCGACAAGATCGCCGTGATGCTCGAACGGTGCAACGACGTGGGCGTCGACACCATCGACGTGGGCAACACGATGGCGATGGCCATGGAGATGACCGAGCAGGGCAAGCTCGACGGGCTCGGTGAGGGCATGGACTGGGGCGACGCCGACACGATGATCGACATGATCGACGCCATCGCCGAGCGCGACGGCGAGCTCGCCGACCACCTCGCCGAGGGCCCGAACCACCTCGGCGAGGAGTTCGACGCCCACGACAACTCGCTGGCGGTCAAGGGCCAGACGATGGCCGCCTACGACCCCCGCTGCATGAAGGGGATGGCCATCGGCTACGCGACCTCGAACCGCGGCGCGTGCCACCTCCGTGGGTACACGCCGGCCGCCGAGATCCTGGGCGTTCCGGAGAAGGTCGACCCGCGCGAGTGGGAAGGCAAAGGCGAACTGTGTGCCCTCTTCCAGGACCTGCACGCCATCAGCGACTCCTTCGACATCTGCAAGTTCAACGCCTTCGCCGAGGGTATCGAGGAGTACGTCCTGCAGTACAACGGCATGACCGGCATGGAGGTCACCGAGGACGAGCTGATGGAGGCCGGCGAGCGCATCTACAACCTCGAACGCTACTACAACAACCTCGCGGGCTTCGACGGCAGCGACGACGACCTGCCGGGCCGGTTCGTCGAGGGTCACGAGGACGCCATCCCCGCACAGGGCGGCTCCGAGGGCGAACTCGCCGAGCTGGACAAGCTGAAAGGGGAGTACTACGACGTCCGCGGCTGGGAGGACGGCGTCGTGCCCGACGAGAAGCTCGACGAGCTGGGCATCGACATCGGCCCCGGCACCGGCGTCAGCGCCGGCGGCGCGGCCGCCCCGAGCGACGACTGA
- a CDS encoding TOBE domain-containing protein, translating to MDASVDAQLQAEGVAFTAADAALLRAIDRTGTVSGASEDLGRSRARALDRIQRLEDAFGPLVDRHRGGETGGGSDLTAAARRLLARFARLQAALASTTSAEETVLAGTVTEREGELGVVDTAAGHLRARLVDRRETVAVGAAVQVSVHSDAVTLHDPADVPAASATSARNRFEGTVVDVGRGTAIGRVTVDVGAESPLVALLTHESLDRMGLGPGDGVVASFKATATRALTTG from the coding sequence ATGGACGCCAGCGTCGACGCACAGCTCCAGGCCGAGGGCGTGGCCTTCACCGCTGCCGACGCGGCCCTGTTGCGTGCCATCGACCGGACCGGCACGGTCAGCGGCGCCAGCGAGGACCTGGGGCGCTCGCGGGCGCGGGCGCTGGACCGCATCCAGCGCCTCGAGGACGCCTTCGGCCCGCTGGTCGACCGGCACCGCGGCGGCGAGACCGGCGGCGGCAGCGACCTGACGGCGGCGGCGAGGCGGCTCCTGGCCCGGTTCGCCCGGCTCCAGGCGGCACTGGCGAGCACGACCAGCGCCGAGGAGACCGTCCTCGCCGGGACCGTGACCGAGCGCGAGGGTGAACTGGGCGTCGTCGACACCGCGGCCGGCCACCTGCGGGCCCGGCTGGTCGACCGGCGCGAGACCGTCGCGGTCGGGGCCGCCGTCCAGGTCAGCGTCCACTCGGACGCGGTGACGCTGCACGACCCCGCGGACGTGCCGGCCGCCAGCGCGACCAGCGCCCGCAACCGGTTCGAGGGGACGGTCGTGGACGTCGGGCGCGGCACCGCAATCGGGCGCGTGACCGTCGACGTCGGCGCCGAGTCGCCCCTGGTGGCCCTGTTGACCCACGAGAGCCTCGACCGGATGGGCCTGGGGCCGGGCGACGGCGTCGTGGCCTCGTTCAAGGCGACGGCGACCCGGGCGCTGACGACCGGCTGA
- the moaA gene encoding GTP 3',8-cyclase MoaA encodes MLEDDFGREVTGVRVSLTDRCNFDCVYCHNEGLGDTRGPLDPQDDELSTDRVVAFLEVCSEYGVEAVKFTGGEPMLRDDLEELVRRTPDGMAVSMTTNGTFLPGRATGLVDAGLERVNVSQDALDAEDFAALTNSGAYERVLEGVEAALDAGLAPVKLNMVVFEPTAGYVPRMVDHVAENRGLQLQLIEYMPELAGHPEWAIDIQRVHDWLADRADYVETREMHDRKRYFVRSEAAEVEDAAASTSMAAADGGVRTDPGASDVGMVEIVDPVGNAEFCANCHRVRLTHDGYLKGCLNRNDDLVDIGETKAQMRAAFEKTVDERVPYYGEYMVEDEAGDWTFNEAYQDSEGDRTPYEYTGDD; translated from the coding sequence ATGCTCGAGGACGACTTCGGCCGGGAGGTGACAGGCGTCCGGGTGTCACTCACCGACCGGTGTAACTTCGACTGCGTCTACTGCCACAACGAGGGGCTGGGTGACACGCGCGGGCCGCTGGACCCGCAGGACGACGAGCTCTCCACCGACCGGGTCGTCGCTTTCCTCGAGGTCTGTTCGGAGTACGGCGTCGAAGCGGTGAAGTTCACCGGCGGCGAGCCGATGCTTCGGGACGACCTCGAGGAACTCGTCCGGCGCACGCCCGACGGGATGGCGGTGTCGATGACGACCAACGGGACCTTCCTCCCCGGGCGGGCGACCGGTCTGGTCGACGCCGGCCTCGAACGGGTCAACGTCTCACAGGACGCTCTGGACGCCGAGGACTTCGCGGCGCTGACCAACAGCGGGGCCTACGAGCGCGTCCTCGAGGGGGTCGAGGCCGCGCTGGACGCCGGGCTCGCCCCGGTCAAGCTCAACATGGTCGTCTTCGAGCCGACCGCGGGATACGTCCCCCGGATGGTCGATCACGTCGCCGAGAACCGCGGCCTCCAGCTCCAGCTCATCGAGTACATGCCCGAGCTGGCGGGCCACCCCGAGTGGGCCATCGACATCCAGCGCGTCCACGACTGGCTCGCGGACCGGGCCGACTACGTCGAGACCCGCGAGATGCACGACCGCAAGCGCTACTTCGTCCGGAGCGAGGCCGCCGAAGTCGAGGACGCGGCCGCCAGCACGTCGATGGCGGCCGCCGACGGCGGCGTCCGGACCGACCCGGGCGCGAGCGACGTCGGGATGGTCGAGATCGTCGACCCCGTCGGCAACGCGGAGTTCTGCGCGAACTGCCACCGGGTCCGGCTCACTCACGACGGGTACCTCAAGGGCTGTCTGAACCGCAACGACGACCTGGTCGACATCGGCGAGACGAAGGCCCAGATGCGCGCGGCCTTCGAGAAGACGGTCGACGAGCGGGTCCCCTACTACGGCGAGTACATGGTCGAAGACGAGGCGGGCGACTGGACGTTCAACGAGGCCTACCAGGACAGCGAGGGCGACCGGACGCCCTACGAGTACACCGGGGACGACTGA
- a CDS encoding molybdopterin biosynthesis protein: protein MSERREFRDLAPPAEAREVLAGLDLTPDPQHVPLAEARGRVLAERIDAELDVPGFDRASMDGYAVRAADTFGADEADPVTLPLAGAVHAGEEPDVTVEAGTVAEISTGAVMPPGADAVVMVERTTEAEEGIEVRTAVAPGDNVMLAGADIAAGARALGPGTTVTPREIGLLSALGVDAVPVRGRPTVGIVSTGDELVRPGDSLDSAAGQIFDVNSYTLAAAVEDAGGDSVLYPHAGDDYDEMERLLHEAADECDLVLSSGSTSASAVDVIYRVIEDRGDLLLHGVAVKPGKPMLVGTVGDAAYVGLPGYPISALTIFREFVAPIVRDAADVDEPATATVTGAMAVTERYGEGRLRFMPVGLVEDGAGDLLVYPVDKGSGATTSLVDADGTVAVPPGTDILEAGEAVEVTLFSPGVRPPTLLGVGEDDPTLSALLDDVERPRYLPVGTTEGLRRLGGGTPDVAVAAGPADPPTDALDIGGWERDWGLVVADADAVGGLAALVDGDASFVNRGTGSGLRQSFDDALGALAAERGVDRHALTESIAGYGLTMRAHESPARKVAAGQADAGLGLRATAEQLGLEFVPLGTQEVTVYADPDRTEKAGVRALERAIVSLEDA from the coding sequence GTGAGCGAGCGCCGCGAGTTCCGCGACCTCGCGCCGCCCGCGGAGGCCCGCGAGGTACTGGCCGGTCTGGACCTGACGCCCGATCCCCAACACGTTCCGCTGGCCGAGGCCCGCGGCCGGGTTCTCGCCGAGCGAATCGACGCCGAACTCGACGTCCCGGGCTTCGACCGCGCGAGCATGGACGGCTACGCGGTCCGCGCGGCCGACACCTTCGGCGCCGACGAGGCCGACCCCGTAACGCTACCGCTCGCCGGGGCGGTCCACGCCGGCGAGGAACCCGACGTGACCGTCGAGGCGGGGACCGTCGCCGAGATATCCACCGGCGCCGTGATGCCCCCGGGTGCCGACGCCGTCGTGATGGTCGAGCGGACGACAGAGGCCGAGGAGGGCATCGAGGTCCGGACCGCCGTCGCGCCCGGGGACAACGTGATGCTCGCCGGCGCCGACATCGCTGCCGGCGCCCGGGCGCTCGGGCCGGGCACGACCGTCACGCCCCGCGAGATCGGGCTGCTCTCGGCGCTGGGCGTCGACGCGGTGCCCGTCCGGGGCCGCCCGACGGTCGGCATCGTCTCGACGGGCGACGAGCTGGTTCGGCCCGGCGACTCGCTGGACAGCGCCGCCGGCCAGATATTCGACGTGAACAGTTACACGCTCGCGGCCGCCGTCGAGGACGCTGGCGGCGACTCCGTCCTCTACCCGCACGCGGGCGACGACTACGACGAGATGGAGCGCCTGCTCCACGAGGCCGCAGACGAGTGTGACCTCGTGCTCTCCTCGGGGTCGACCAGCGCCAGCGCCGTCGACGTCATCTACCGGGTCATCGAGGACCGGGGCGACCTGCTGTTGCACGGCGTGGCGGTCAAGCCCGGCAAGCCGATGCTCGTCGGCACCGTCGGCGACGCGGCCTACGTCGGACTCCCGGGCTACCCCATCTCGGCGCTGACCATCTTCCGGGAGTTCGTCGCCCCCATCGTCCGAGACGCGGCCGATGTCGACGAACCGGCCACCGCGACGGTCACCGGGGCGATGGCCGTCACCGAGCGCTACGGCGAGGGGCGCCTGCGGTTCATGCCGGTCGGTCTCGTCGAGGACGGCGCCGGCGACCTGCTGGTGTACCCGGTCGACAAGGGCAGCGGCGCGACGACCAGCCTCGTCGACGCCGACGGCACCGTCGCCGTCCCGCCGGGGACGGACATCCTGGAGGCGGGCGAGGCCGTCGAGGTGACGCTGTTCTCGCCCGGCGTACGGCCCCCGACGCTGCTTGGCGTCGGCGAGGACGACCCGACGCTCTCGGCGCTGCTCGACGACGTCGAGCGGCCCCGGTACCTCCCCGTTGGGACCACAGAGGGCCTGCGGCGCCTCGGGGGCGGCACGCCGGACGTCGCGGTGGCCGCCGGCCCGGCCGACCCGCCGACCGACGCCCTGGACATCGGGGGCTGGGAGCGAGACTGGGGACTGGTGGTGGCAGACGCCGACGCGGTGGGCGGCCTGGCGGCGCTGGTCGACGGCGACGCGAGCTTCGTCAACCGCGGGACCGGGTCCGGCCTCCGGCAGAGTTTCGACGACGCGCTCGGGGCCCTGGCCGCAGAACGCGGCGTCGACCGCCACGCGCTCACAGAGTCTATCGCGGGGTACGGACTGACGATGAGGGCCCACGAGAGCCCCGCCCGGAAGGTCGCGGCCGGACAGGCCGACGCGGGGCTCGGCCTCCGTGCGACAGCCGAGCAGCTGGGCCTCGAGTTCGTCCCGCTCGGGACCCAGGAGGTCACGGTGTACGCGGATCCCGACCGGACGGAGAAAGCGGGCGTCCGGGCGCTAGAGCGAGCGATTGTGTCTCTCGAGGACGCGTAG
- the glp gene encoding gephyrin-like molybdotransferase Glp produces the protein MSDEGRRTHGFRRRTPLETARERLLEVVTPHGRTERVSLRDADERVLATEAVAERPVPHYRRAAMDGYAVRAEDTFGASDRSPAQLRVGETVGPETATRVHTGSELPAGADAVVMVEETETRGESLTVFDAVAGGENVAPVGEDVTAGEALYAAGHRLRPSDLGLLKSVGNETVAVYERPRVSVVPTGEELVEADPAPGEVTETNGQTVAHYVERWGGEATYRDIVTDDEAALRAAVERDLDHDVVVTTGGSSVGERDLVPEVVDDLGEVLVHGVALKPGHPVALGVVEETPVLMLPGYPVACIVNAVQFLRPTLREVGHLPHTGPPTVEAELTRKIVSDPGTRTFARVQLDRDSETATATPTRASGSGVLSSVALADGWVVVPERLEGLDAGDTVAVEDWEWSR, from the coding sequence ATGAGCGACGAGGGCCGGCGGACACACGGCTTCAGACGGCGGACGCCACTCGAGACGGCGAGGGAACGGCTCCTCGAGGTGGTGACGCCACACGGGCGGACCGAACGGGTATCGCTCCGGGACGCCGACGAGCGCGTCCTGGCGACAGAGGCCGTCGCCGAGCGGCCGGTCCCCCACTACCGGCGGGCGGCGATGGACGGCTACGCGGTCCGGGCCGAGGACACCTTCGGCGCGAGCGACCGCTCGCCAGCGCAGTTGCGGGTCGGGGAGACGGTCGGCCCGGAGACGGCGACCCGCGTCCACACGGGGAGCGAACTGCCCGCGGGCGCCGACGCCGTGGTGATGGTCGAGGAGACCGAGACGCGCGGCGAGTCGCTGACGGTGTTCGACGCGGTGGCCGGCGGGGAGAACGTCGCCCCCGTCGGCGAGGACGTCACGGCGGGCGAGGCGCTCTACGCGGCGGGCCACCGGTTGCGCCCCTCCGACCTCGGCCTGCTGAAGTCAGTCGGGAACGAGACCGTCGCGGTGTACGAGCGCCCGAGGGTGAGCGTGGTTCCGACCGGCGAGGAGCTGGTCGAGGCCGACCCGGCGCCCGGCGAGGTGACCGAGACCAACGGGCAGACCGTCGCCCACTACGTCGAGCGGTGGGGCGGCGAGGCGACGTACCGCGACATCGTCACCGACGACGAGGCGGCCCTGCGCGCGGCCGTCGAGCGCGACCTGGACCACGACGTCGTGGTGACGACCGGCGGGTCGTCGGTGGGCGAGCGCGACCTCGTCCCGGAGGTCGTCGACGACCTGGGGGAGGTGCTGGTCCACGGCGTCGCGCTCAAGCCCGGCCACCCGGTCGCCCTGGGGGTCGTCGAGGAGACGCCCGTGCTGATGCTGCCGGGCTACCCCGTGGCGTGTATCGTCAACGCCGTCCAGTTCCTCCGGCCGACGCTCCGCGAGGTCGGCCACCTGCCACACACCGGACCGCCGACGGTCGAGGCGGAACTGACCCGGAAAATCGTCAGCGACCCCGGAACCCGGACGTTCGCCAGGGTCCAGCTCGACCGCGACAGCGAGACGGCCACCGCGACGCCGACACGGGCCAGCGGGTCGGGGGTCCTCTCGAGCGTGGCGCTGGCCGACGGCTGGGTCGTCGTCCCCGAGCGACTGGAGGGACTGGACGCCGGCGACACCGTCGCCGTCGAGGACTGGGAGTGGTCGCGGTGA
- a CDS encoding ArsR family transcriptional regulator, with protein MTESDGEAIADLPPSAKLVYKVLEYDGPLTQKGIVEESMLSARTVRYALERLDEVGVVEEDVYFADARQNLYEITDQPAEADAPVSD; from the coding sequence ATGACAGAGTCCGATGGGGAAGCCATAGCGGACCTTCCTCCGAGCGCGAAACTCGTGTACAAGGTGCTGGAGTACGACGGGCCGCTCACCCAGAAGGGGATCGTAGAGGAGTCGATGCTCTCCGCGCGGACCGTCCGCTACGCGCTCGAACGCTTAGACGAGGTCGGGGTCGTCGAAGAGGACGTCTACTTCGCCGACGCGCGACAGAACCTCTATGAGATAACGGACCAGCCCGCCGAAGCGGACGCGCCGGTTTCTGACTGA